The DNA region ATAGTTCAAAATCAATTCTTGGATTAACTTTCGAACTTTTGGTTCTGCTTTACGAGCAGCTTCTAGAACCTCATCATGAGAAATTGTTTCAATACTTTCTTCATTACCCATATCGGTAATGACAGATACTCCAAAAGTTTCTAGATCCATATGACGCGCTACAATAACTTCGGGAACGGTTGACATTCCTACACAATCAGCTCCTAGAATTTTAACCATTTTATATTCGGCTAAAGTTTCGAATGTAGGCCCTTGCAAACCCAAATAAATTCCGTCTTTGACTTCAATATTATTTTTTTGAGCTAACTCTTTTGCAAGAGCAATCATCTTTTTAGAATAAGGTTCGCTCATATTAACGAATCTTGGTCCAAAACGTTCCTCATTTTTTCCACGCAACGGATGTTCCGGAACCAAATTGATATGATCATAAATTAGCACAATATCACCTACTCTATAGTTCGGATTTACTCCTCCCGAAGCATTCGAAACAATCAATTTTTGAACACCTAAATACTTCATGACACGAACTGGAAAAGTCACTTCCTGCATCGAATAACCCTCATAATAATGAAAGCGACCTTGCATAGCGACCACTTTTTTTGTACCAACGGTTCCAAAAACTAGTGCTCCTTTGTGACCTTCAACAGTAGAAACTGGAAAATTAGGAATTTCGGAGTAAGGCAGGGTAAATTCGATGGAAATATCATCCGTAAAACTTCCTAATCCTGAACCTAAAATCACTCCATAATCTGGTGTAAAATTGGTTTTATTTTTAATATAACTAACGGTTTCCTGTACAAGTTCCCACATAATCGTTTATTATTTTATCAAACAAATCGGCATTAGAAAGCAATTTACTTTGGATTGGCAAGTAAAATAATTGTTCGTTTGGCAAACTTCCTTTTAATCGCACATAATCTTTTTCGGTAGTAATAATGATAGCATCCTGTGCTTTGCCTCTAATTTCCTGAATATCATTTTCAGAAAAATGATGATGATCCGGATAGGTCAAACACACATCTTTTGAATTCTTTAAATAAGCGAAAAAAGGCTCTGGTTTAGCAATTCCGGCCAAAAGTAATTTGGTTTCTTCCTTTATGTCGGCTACTGCTAGTTTCTTGTTTTCAGAATAGATGTACTCATCGTAAGCAATACAACTAAAAAACAATTCCTGATGAGTGGCTAAATTTAATTTCTTTTTTATCAAAAGTTGTTCTGCTTCCGGAAGATCCGGAGGACATTTAGTAACCACTACTACATCGGCACGTTCAGAACCACTGCTGCTTTCACGCAAATTCCCAGTTGGCAACATAAAATCATCTGCATAAATATCTCCGTAAGCCGTTAGTAATATATAAAATCCTGCTTTTACTTTTCGGTGCTGATAGGCATCATCCAATAAAATCACCTCGGGTTTTGAAGTTTGAGAAAGTAATTGCTCTATTCCATTTTTTCTATTGGCATCAACAGCCACCTGAATCTGGGGAAACTTTTGAAAAAACTGAAAAGGTTCATCACCCAAAATTGTGGCATTCGCATTGGCATCAGCTAAAACAAAACCTTCGGATTTTCTTTTATATCCACGGCTTAAAGTAGCCACTTTATAATCTTTAGAAAGCAAACGAATCAAATATTCAATCTGAGGCGTTTTACCCGTTCCTCCTACCGACAAATTTCCAACAGCAATCATAGGCAAATCAAAACTATAGGATTTTAAAATGCCTTTATCAAAAAGAAAATTACGAATACTGGTTATCAAACCATACAAAATGGCGAAAGGAAAGAGTATTTTTCTAAGTAAAATCATAAGTACGAAAATATAATATTTTATCTTTGAAATATAATTTTTGTTCTTTTTGTTTAATTTCTAGAGCTGCAAAACTTTAAAATTTAAACCTTGAACTTTAAACCACTAAAAATGACAATCAAAGAAATAATTTCCGTACTCGAAGAAATGGCTCCATTAGCCTACGCCGAAGATTTTGACAATGTAGGTTTACTGGTTGGTGATCAAAGTGCCGAAGCCACTGGCGTTTTAGTTTGTCATGATGCCTTAGAAAATGTAATTGACGAAGCTATCGACAAAAACTGCAATTTAGTGGTTTGCTTCCACCCTATTTTATTTTCGGGTATCAAAAAAATTACGGGTAAGAATTATGTAGAACGTGCCATTTTGAAAGCCATTAAAAATGATATTGCCATTTATGCCGTTCACACTGCTTTAGACAATCATCAACAAGGTGTGAACAAAATTTTCTGCGATGCTCTAGGATTAACTAAAACGAAAATATTAATTCCGAAACAAAATTTTATTCGAAAATTAATTACCTATACCATTCCTGAAAATGCCGAAAAACTGCGCAATGCTCTATTTAACGCAGGTGCAGGGAAAATTGGCAACTACGAAGATTGTAGTTTTAATTCGAAAGGAATTGGAACTTATATGGGTAATGAAGATAGTAATCCAGAAATCGGAGAACGATTTGAATTTGTAGAAACCGATGAAATCAAAATTGAAGTTACTTTTGAAAAATATTTAGAATCTAAAATTCTAAAAGCCCTTTTTAAAAACCATGTGTACGAAGAAGTCGCATATGAAGTTTATGATTTGCAAAACCAACATCAAAATATTGGTTTGGGAATGATTGGCGAATTAGAAAATCCAATGGACGAAACTGCTTTTTTAAACATGGTAAAAGACAAAATGCAGTCCGATGGGATTCGTCATTCCGCCTTTTTAGGAAAACCAATTAAAAAAGTTGCAGTTTTAGGTGGCTCCGGAAGTTTTGCTATCAAAAATGCCATTCAGTCTGGAGCTGATGCTTTTTTGACTGCCGATTTGAAATATCACCAGTTTTACGAAGCCGAAAATCGACTAATTTTAGCCGATATTGGACATTTTGAAAGTGAACGCTATACAAAAAATTATATTGTTGATTATCTTCGAAAAAAAATCCTTAATTTTGCCATCATTTTATCAGAAGAAAATACAAATCCAGTTAAGTACTTATAGAATATAGAAATATGACTAATACGAAAGAATTAAGTGTTGAGGACAAGTTAAGAGCCATCTACGATTTACAATTGATTGACTCTAGAATTGACGAAATTAGAAATGTAAGAGGGGAACTTCCTCTTGAAGTGGAAGATTTAGAAGATGAAGTTGCTGGTTTAAGCACTCGTTCTGAGAAACTAAAAGCAGAGCTTGAAGTAATTGAAGAGCAAATTAAAGCTAAAAAGAATAGCATCGATGAGCACAAAGAAGCTATCAAAAAATATACTAAACAACAAGAAAGTGTTCGTAACAATAGAGAATTCAACTCTTTAAGTAAAGAAATTGAATTCCAAGAACTTGAAATCCAATTAGCTGAAAAGCAAATAAAGGAAATGAAAGCTTCTATCGAGCACAAAAAAGAAATCATTGCTCAATCTAAAGAGAAATTAGAATTAAAATCGAATCACCTAAAACACAAAAAATTAGAGTTAGATGATATCATGGCAGAAACTGCTAAAGAAGAAGAATTCTTAACTCAAAAATCGCAAGAATTCCAAGAGCAAATCGAGGAAAGATTGTTAGCCGCTTACAAAAGAATTCGTTCTAGCGTACGTAACGGATTAGCAGTAGTTTCGATTGAAAGAGGTGCTTCTGCAGGATCATTTTTCACTATTCCACCACAAACTCAGGTAGAAATTGCTTCTAGAAAGAAAATCATCATCGATGAGCATTCAGGAAGAATTTTAGTTGACAGTAGTTTAGCTGAAGAAGAAAAACAAAAAATGGAAAACTTATTCGCAAGTATTTAAGTATATTTAAGTCCCGATTAACCATCGGGACTTTTTTATTATGAAGAAAGCTGTTTACTTCCTCCTTACAAAATCGATTGGGATCTATATCAATCTCCTGAGTTTTATTGTTCCAGACAAGGCAACCCAAATAGCACATGGTTATTTTAGTATGCCTAGAAAAGGAAAATTCAAAAAAAACAAATTACCTAAATTCCTTGAAGAAGCCCAACTTGAAACGGTTTCACACAATGGGGATTCCATTCAAACCTACATTTGGAAAGGTAACGAAACCATTATTTTACTCGTTCACGGCTGGGAAAGCAATTCTTCCCGCTGGAAAAAAATGCTGCCTTACTTAAAACAATCGGGTAGCACCATTATAGCTATTGATGGTCCTGCGCAAGGACTCTCTAGTGGAACCGAATTTACAGTGCCTAAATATGCTGAATTTATTGATATTGTAGCCCAAAAATACCAAGCCAACTACATTATAGGACATTCTTTAGGTGGAAAAACAAGCTTGTATTACCAATACAAATACCAAAATCCTACCGTTCAAAAAATGGTTATTTTAGGAGCGCCTAGTGATTTCAATGTTATTTTCAATAATTTTATTCGATTACTTAGCTTAAATGATAAGATTGTAAAAGCCTTAGAAGTTAAATACACCTCTATTTTAGAACAAAATCTGCACCAATTTAGCGCTCATGAATTTGCTTCTAACATTAATGTCAAAGGATTTTTAGCCCATGACATTGATGATATCATTGTGCTTTTTAAAGAAGGAAAAAAAATTGCGCAATCCTGGAAAGATGTCCAATTTGTGGAAACAAAAGGTTTAGGGCATAAACTTCATGACGAAGAACTGTATCAAAAAGTATATCAGTTTCTTTTTGAATAAGCTTTTATTTCACAGAGTTTAGCAGAGAAGACACAAAGATTGCTAAGTTTTTTATTAGAAACAGAGATTATCTGTTTAATCTGTGGTCAATAATATTTACACAAATATTCCCATCGAAATTGCTTAGTTTTGCACTATGGAAGAAAATCTAAAACGTCTAAATAAATTCATTGCCGAAACCGGCTTTTGTTCCCGCCGTGAAGCTGATAAATTCATCGAAGAGGGTCGTGTAACCATCAATGGTTTCGTTCCTGAATTAGGAACTAAAGTAGGGCCAAATGACGAAGTGCGCATTGACGGTAAATTAATTCACGAAAAAAACGAAAAACCAGTTTATTTGGCCTTCAACAAACCGGTAGGAATTGAATGCACAACCAATCTGGAAGTACGTAACAACATTGTGGATTACATTAATTATCCAAAACGTATTTTCCCTATCGGCCGTTTAGACAAGGCTTCGGAAGGATTGATTTTTATGACAAATGACGGAGATATTGTCAACAAAATTCTTCGTGCACGTAACAACCACGAAAAAGAATATACCGTAACGGTAAACAAACCGATTAC from Flavobacterium nitratireducens includes:
- a CDS encoding purine-nucleoside phosphorylase, with product MWELVQETVSYIKNKTNFTPDYGVILGSGLGSFTDDISIEFTLPYSEIPNFPVSTVEGHKGALVFGTVGTKKVVAMQGRFHYYEGYSMQEVTFPVRVMKYLGVQKLIVSNASGGVNPNYRVGDIVLIYDHINLVPEHPLRGKNEERFGPRFVNMSEPYSKKMIALAKELAQKNNIEVKDGIYLGLQGPTFETLAEYKMVKILGADCVGMSTVPEVIVARHMDLETFGVSVITDMGNEESIETISHDEVLEAARKAEPKVRKLIQELILNY
- the lpxK gene encoding tetraacyldisaccharide 4'-kinase, giving the protein MILLRKILFPFAILYGLITSIRNFLFDKGILKSYSFDLPMIAVGNLSVGGTGKTPQIEYLIRLLSKDYKVATLSRGYKRKSEGFVLADANANATILGDEPFQFFQKFPQIQVAVDANRKNGIEQLLSQTSKPEVILLDDAYQHRKVKAGFYILLTAYGDIYADDFMLPTGNLRESSSGSERADVVVVTKCPPDLPEAEQLLIKKKLNLATHQELFFSCIAYDEYIYSENKKLAVADIKEETKLLLAGIAKPEPFFAYLKNSKDVCLTYPDHHHFSENDIQEIRGKAQDAIIITTEKDYVRLKGSLPNEQLFYLPIQSKLLSNADLFDKIINDYVGTCTGNR
- a CDS encoding Nif3-like dinuclear metal center hexameric protein codes for the protein MTIKEIISVLEEMAPLAYAEDFDNVGLLVGDQSAEATGVLVCHDALENVIDEAIDKNCNLVVCFHPILFSGIKKITGKNYVERAILKAIKNDIAIYAVHTALDNHQQGVNKIFCDALGLTKTKILIPKQNFIRKLITYTIPENAEKLRNALFNAGAGKIGNYEDCSFNSKGIGTYMGNEDSNPEIGERFEFVETDEIKIEVTFEKYLESKILKALFKNHVYEEVAYEVYDLQNQHQNIGLGMIGELENPMDETAFLNMVKDKMQSDGIRHSAFLGKPIKKVAVLGGSGSFAIKNAIQSGADAFLTADLKYHQFYEAENRLILADIGHFESERYTKNYIVDYLRKKILNFAIILSEENTNPVKYL
- a CDS encoding zinc ribbon domain-containing protein translates to MTNTKELSVEDKLRAIYDLQLIDSRIDEIRNVRGELPLEVEDLEDEVAGLSTRSEKLKAELEVIEEQIKAKKNSIDEHKEAIKKYTKQQESVRNNREFNSLSKEIEFQELEIQLAEKQIKEMKASIEHKKEIIAQSKEKLELKSNHLKHKKLELDDIMAETAKEEEFLTQKSQEFQEQIEERLLAAYKRIRSSVRNGLAVVSIERGASAGSFFTIPPQTQVEIASRKKIIIDEHSGRILVDSSLAEEEKQKMENLFASI
- a CDS encoding alpha/beta hydrolase; the encoded protein is MKKAVYFLLTKSIGIYINLLSFIVPDKATQIAHGYFSMPRKGKFKKNKLPKFLEEAQLETVSHNGDSIQTYIWKGNETIILLVHGWESNSSRWKKMLPYLKQSGSTIIAIDGPAQGLSSGTEFTVPKYAEFIDIVAQKYQANYIIGHSLGGKTSLYYQYKYQNPTVQKMVILGAPSDFNVIFNNFIRLLSLNDKIVKALEVKYTSILEQNLHQFSAHEFASNINVKGFLAHDIDDIIVLFKEGKKIAQSWKDVQFVETKGLGHKLHDEELYQKVYQFLFE
- the rluF gene encoding 23S rRNA pseudouridine(2604) synthase RluF — protein: MEENLKRLNKFIAETGFCSRREADKFIEEGRVTINGFVPELGTKVGPNDEVRIDGKLIHEKNEKPVYLAFNKPVGIECTTNLEVRNNIVDYINYPKRIFPIGRLDKASEGLIFMTNDGDIVNKILRARNNHEKEYTVTVNKPITDRFIQRMGNGVPILDTVTRKCKVEQISKNTFKIILTQGLNRQIRRMCEYLGYDVTALKRIRIINISLDVPVGRYRELTDAEIKELNQLIAPSSKTEEASLPKTEVPKRKTEFIKKDDPRFKRRGDY